From the Kitasatospora atroaurantiaca genome, the window GTCGGCCATGCACTGGTGGTTGCCGTCAGCGCCGCAGTAGCCGCAGGGCGGCCGGCTTGCTGAACTCGTAGCGGCTCATCTGTTCGAGGTCGAGCAGCCAGCGGCGGCGGCCCGGGGGTTCGGCGAGGACCTTGCGGTAGATGTCCTCGAAGGCGGTCGTGACGCTGTCGAGCGAGAAGCGGCCGACCACCCACTCCCGTCCCCAGCGGCCGAGTTCGGCCCGCCGGGCCGGGTCGTCCAGCAGCGAGCGGATCTGCTCGGCAAGCGCTGCCGGGGAGCGGGTGCCGTCGCCGAAGCCGTACATGCAGCGGGAGGCGTGCGGCTCCACCAGCGGGCCCGGTTCGTGGACGGCGGTGTAGCCGGCGGCGCCGTGCACGATCACCGGCTTGGCGAAGGCGAGGCCTCGCAGGGCCGAGCCGCCCATGCCGAGGACCACGTCGGCCGCCTGGTACGCGGGCCGCGGGTCGGCCAACTGCCCGGGTACGAGAACCGCTTGGCGTCCGAGTCCGGCATTGGCGGCGGCCGCCAGGGCGCGCAGCCGCTCCTGGCTCGGGCCGGCTCCGACGATCGCGAGGCGCACCCGTGGGTCGGCCAGCTGCCGTACGGCCTCGATGGTGAGCTCGGCTCCGGCGTCCTTCTCCAGGTCGGGGACCAGCCGGGTGATGATCGCCAGCAGCAACTCGTCGTCCCGGATGCCGTGTTCGCGGCGGAACCCGGAGCCGTCGACGACGCCCGGCGCATCGGTCCCGGTGTTGACGGGCGGCTCGACCAGCCGGACGTCCCGGTGGCCGAAGGCCCGTCCGTCCCCCATCAGCGCGCCCAGGCCCAGCACCAGGGGCTGGTGCCGGGGCAGACCGCGCAGCATGCGGATGCCGTAGAAGGTGGTGACCACCGGGATGCGGCCGTAACGACCCGGCCCGAAGTAGGAGTTGCGCGCTGCCCGGACCTCCCAGGCGTGCAGCAGCTGGGTGCCGTGCTCGGCGGCGAGCCGGTTGAGGCGCCGCCGGACCTCCCGGGCGGGGGTGTCGGGGCCGCCCGCGACCACCACGTCCAGGCCGTGGCCGGCCGCGACCTCCACCAGCGGGGCCGGGCCTGCCACGCCCTGCGCGAAGAGCACCGGCTCGTGCCCGCGGTCGCGCAGGGTACGGGCGATGTCCACCGCGTTGAGCTGTGCGCCGCCCAGGGCAAGGTTGTTCAGGTGCACGAGCACCCGGACGGATCTCACTGCCTCAGTCCTCCCACTGATGCGGCACGAAGACCGGCGCGGCCAGCACCACGGCCCGCGGTGGGGTGTCCAGCATCGGGCCGAACACGTCGAACTGGCCGACGGAGTGCCAGCTCATCAGCGTGCCGCCGTCCGTCCGCCCGATGCTGTAGACGCCGGCCCACAGTGTGTACCGGCCGCGCGGCAGGGGCAGCCTCGGGATCACGCACGCCACTTGGTGGTCGTCACCGGTGAGCCGCAGCTCGTGGCTGATCTGGAAGATCGGGCTGGAGGTGCCCTCGCTCACGCCGAGGTGCAGGGTGGCGTCGCCCCGGTAGCCGCCGCCGAGGGTGAGTTCCACCGTCATCGGCTCGTCCGTGGTGAGGTTCTCCCGTTCCTCGCCCCGGACCTGGTACTTGAGCAGCTGAACCGGCTCGCCCACCCGCGCGCCGGCCTCGGACTGCGCCTCGATGCTGTCGCGGTAGCCGGCCATCGCCTCCTTGATGCCCGCGTCCACCCGCACCGAGCCCTGCTCCAGCCAGATGCCGCGGCGGCAGATCGACTCGACGGCGGGCAGGTCGTGCGAGACGAAGACGATGGTGGTGCCCTGCTCGGCCACCTCGCGCATCCGGTCCAGACAGCGCTGCTGGAACACCGCGTCGCCGACCGCGAGCACCTCGTCCACCAGCAGGACGTGCGGCTCCAGGTAGGCGGCGACCGCGAAGCCCAGGCGCATCTGCATACCGGAGGAGTAGAACTTCACCTGCCGGTCGATCGCCCCGCCGAGCCGGGCGAACTCCACGATGTCGTCGAAGCGCGAGGCCACCTCACGGCGCTTGAGGCCGAGCAACGCACCGAAGAGGTAGATGTTCTCACGGCCCGTCAGATCCGGGTGGATGCCCGCACGGATCTCGATCAGCGCGCCGATCCGGCCGCGCACGTCGATCACCCCGCCGTACGGGTACATCACCCTGGTCAGCATCTTCAGCAGGGTGGACTTGCCGGAGCCGTTGGAGCCGATCAGGCCCACCGACTCGCCCGGCTCGATGTGCATGTTGATGTCCCGCAGCGCCCAGCGCCAGTCCTCGCCACGGCCGCCGCGCAGCCGGCGGGCCACCGACTCGACCTTGTCGCGCAGCAGCATGCGCTGCTGGTCGGCCTTGAAGCGCTTCCAGACCTGCTCGGTACGGATGGTGCCAAGAGGGTGGTCAGGCGACATCGGCGATCCCCGTTTCCAGCTTCTTGAAGAACAGGTAGCCGCCGACCAGGAAGACCAGCGAGCTCACCGCGGCGATCAGGGTCAGCCCGAGGTCGGGGGTGTCGCCGTAGAGCAGCGCCCTGCGGTAGCCCTCGATGACGGCGCCGAGCGGGTTGATCCCGACGTAGATCTCCTGCAGCCGGACCGGGATCTTCGCCAGCGGGTAGGCGACCGGGGTCGCGAACACTCCCATCTGGGTGATGATCGGCAGCAGGTGGCGCACGTCGCGCAGGTAGACCACGGCCACCGACATGATCAGCGCGACACCGTAGGTGAAGGCGAACTGGATCAGCAGCAGCGGCAGCGCCCACAGGAAGGTCGCCGCCGGGGCCGTCCAGAAGACCAGGAAGAGCAGGCCGAGCACGCCGATGCCGATCAGCATGTCCACGCTGGCGACCAGCATGGTGGCCAGCGGGAAGACCTCGCGAGGGCAGTAGACCTTGTTGAGCAGGCTGAGGTTGTTGGCCAGGCTCAGCGCGCCCTGGTTCATGGTGTTGCTGAAGAACTGCCAGACGATCAGGCCGACGTACGCGAAGAGCGTGTACGGCGCGCCACCGGTCTCGATCTTCACCGCGCGGTGGAAGACCAGGGTGAAGATCGCGCAGAGCGCGAGCGGCGTGAGCACCGCCCAGGCGAAGCCCAGAACGGCCTGCTTGTACCGGGCCCGCAGGTCGCGCTCGGCGAGCGCGCGGACCAACTCCCTTGCCCCCCACAGCTCCCGGGCCACCTGGGCAGGGCGGAGCCGCCGTTTGAAAACGAGCTCGGGTGGTGGTCCGTCCGGAACCTTCCGTCGCGCCTCGGTCTGGCTGTCGCGCTCGTCGATGACCTGCGCGCGTTGTCCCCCCACGGAACCCCGCCCTCTCCGGTGCCGAGTTGAGTGTCGCCTCTTGGAGGCGTCGAACCTCGGCCGCTGCTCAGGCAGTTCGGCCGCGGCGTCCACTCTGGCACAGAGTGTGCACGAGGGGGGCTGGTTCGGTGAAGATGATCCTGCTCAGGAGGCGCGCGGGCTCAGCTCTGCTCGACCAGCCGGTCCAGTTCGGCCGGCATCTGCTCCACCCCGCCGGCCTTGCTCGGCGCGGTGCGGTAGCGGTCCTGCACCACGACCGTCGGCAGCTCGTCCACCCGGTAGCGGATGAGCAGCCCGGAGGCGTCCTGTGCCGCCCGCTGCACCTCCGCAGAGCGGTACGCCTCCCGGAAACCCGCGGCGTCGACCCCGTGCAGCTGCGCCCAGTCGGCGGCCCGGTCCTCGCTCGTGAGGTCGGCGTGCTGCTCCCGTACGGAGCGGAAGACCTCCGCCTGCAGCCGGTCGACCTGGCCGAGGCGCTCCAGCGTGTAGTAGAGCCGCGCGTGCCCGAGCTGCACCTGCTCGTCGGGGCTGCCGGCCCAGACCGCCGGGACCCGCCGCAGCACCACATCGCCGCGGTGACGCTCGGCCCACCGCTCGAGCGGGAGCTCCAGCTGCTGGGAGTGGTAGCAGTCGTACGAGAAGAACTCGACGGCCTCGCGCTTCGCCGCCTCGCGGACGGGCCTGGGGTGGCCCAGGTGCATACCGTCGTGCGGGACGTCGGGGGCGGCGGCAGCGGCGGGGCTGGAGAGCAGGCCGCCGGCGAGGGCGAGCACGGCGGCGGTGCGCAGCAGAGACTTCACGCCCGTAGCCTGCCAGTCACTCGGAGCCACCGGCCAGCGGCACCCGCGGCCCTCACCCGATCGGAGCAGTTCGCAGCCGTACGACCGTACAGGCGGGACCGGGCTGAGCCGCCCGGCTTGTTGTGGGATGCACCGTTGTGCGAGGTCCGCCGCACCGCGAATCATGGACAGCCTGGCGCGCCCTCCCCTGCGTCGTCGGGAAGACCACCAGAAAGACCACCGCATGTCGCACTCCCCCACCGCCTCGCTGATCGAGCAACACGGCGTCGACACGATCCCCGAGGCAGAGCGGACGAGCACCCCGCGCGATGTCCTCAGCATCCTGGTCGGTTCCAACCTCGCCTTCGGCGTGGTGGTCTTCGGCTGGCTCCCGGTCTCGTTCGGGCTGTCGTTCTGGGCGAGCGTGACCTCGCTGGTCGTGGGCACCGCGCTCGGTATCGTGCTGACCGCGCCGCTGGCGCTGATCTCGCTGCGTACCGCGACCAACCTCTCCACCAGCAGCGGCGCGCACTTCGGCGTGCGGGGCCGGCTGATCGGCTCGGTGGTGGGCCTGCTGCTCTCCCTCGGGTACACGGCGCTGTCCCTCTGGGTCGGCGGCGACGTGGTGGTGGGCGCGCTGAACCGGATGCTCGGCCTGCCGGCGAACGGCGCCGCCTACGTGGTCACGTACAGCGTGCTGGCCGCGCTGAGCGCGACGGCCGCCGTGTTCGGCTACCGGCTGATGCTGCGGCTGGAGCGGGTGCTGATGTGGGCGATGTCCGGCCTGCTGCTGGCCGGGCTGTTCGCCTTCCTGCCGCACTTCGACGCCTCGACGCACGGCGACTACCTGCTGGGCGGCTTCTGGCCGACCTGGCTGCTCGCGGTGGTCTCGGCCGGGCTGAGCGGCCCGATCGCCTTCATCACCCTGCTCGGCGACTACACCCGGTACGTCTCCCCCACCCGGCACAGCTCCCGCAGGGTCCTCTGGTCCACCGCCGCCGGGCTCTTCCTGGGCCTGCTGATCCCCCAGCTGTTCGGCACCTTCACCGCCGTCGCCACCGGCGCGGGCAACGACTACGTGGGCAGTCTGCTGGCCGGTGCCCCGGCCTGGTTCCTCCTGCCGCTGCTGCTCAACGGGCTGCTGGGCAGTGCGGGCAACACCGGGCTGATGCTCTACAGCATGGGCCTGGACCTGGACGCGATCATGCCGCGCGCCACCCGCCGCCAGGCCACCTACGTGGTGGCGGCGATGGCGACGGTACTGGTCTTCCTGGGCCACTTCGTGTGGAGCGCCCAGGACGCGGTGACCTCCTTCGTCCTGGTGCTGACCGCCATCGGGGCGCCCTGGGCGGTGATCACCCTGATCGGCTTCCGCCGCTGCCGGGGCGACTACGACCGCGAGTCCCTGCAGGTCCTCAACCAGCGCACCAAGGGCGGCATCTACTGGTACCGGGCGGGCTGGAACATCCCCGCCACGGTGGCCTGGATCGGCGGCAGCCTGGTCGGGCTCTGCTCGGTGGACACCCCGGTCTACCGGGGGCCGATGCTGCCGCTGACCGGCGGCATCGACGTCAGCTTCCTGCTCTCGGGGCTGGTCGCCGCGGTGCTGTACGTGCTCCTCTCCCGCTCCTCGCGGGGGCGGGCGGGCGGCACCGTTCCGGCCGCGGTCGACCAGCCCGTGGCGGCTCAGCCCGTCTGAGGGGCTCCGCCAGTAGGTGCACCGATCAGGATCGGGTATCCCAGGGGCGCGGGGAGCTGCGCGAAGCGGGAGGCTGTAGGCCGTTGCCTTCCGGTCTCGCGCAGTTCTCCCCCAGCCTTCGGCCGGGAGGTGCCCCCACGCGCCCCTGTTGTGGCTGGCCGGCTGCCTAGGCCTACTGCCGGAGGCCCTGGGGCGCGTGCTCGGGGCGCGGCGGGATGGCGGGCTGGGCCTGGGCGGGCAGCTCGGGGGTGACGGCCTCGGCCGTGGTGGCCGCGGCCTCCGGCTTGGGGCCGGCCTTGGGCGGCGTCGCCCCGTCGAAGAAGCGCAGCAGCTCGACCGGGAACGGCAGCACCAGGGTGGAGTTCTTCTCCGCCGCGACCTCGACCACGGTCTGCAGCAGGCGCAGCTGCATCGCGGACGGCGTGCCGTCCATCATCGCCGCCGCCTCGGAGAGCTTGGCGGCGGCCTGGAACTCGCCGTCCGCGGTGATGATCCGGGCCCGCCGCTCGCGGTCGGCCTCGGCCTGACGGGCCATCGAGCGCTTCATGGAGTCGGGCAGGGCCACGTCCTTGATCTCGACCCGGTCGATGTGCACGCCCCAGCCGAGGGCCGGGCTCTCCAGCATCAGCTCCAGGCCTCGGTGCAGGTTCTCCCGGCCGGAGAGCAGGTCGTCCAGCTCGCTCTTGCCGATGATCGAGCGCAGTGAGGTCTGGGCGACCTGGGACATCGCGAAGGTGTAGTTCTGCACGTCGACGGTGGCCAGGACGGGGTCCACCACCCGGAAGTAGACCACCGCGTCGACCCGGACGGAGACGTTGTCCCGGGTGATGCCCTCCTGGGCGGGCACCGGCATGGTGATGACCTGCACGTTGACCTTGCGCATCCGGTCCACCACCGGGATGAGCAGGGTGGGCCCGGGGCCCTTGACGGCGCCGCGCACCCGGCCGAGCCGGAAGACCACCCCGCGCTCGTACTGCTGCACCACCCGGACGCCGGTGACCAGCCAGAGCAGTCCCAGCCCCACGATGACCGCAAGAATTGCCACGTCGTTCGACCTTCCCCGTGGCGGCGCGCCCGGGCCGGGTCCTTGGTGGCCCTGTCGCGCGGGTGCGAGCCGCGCAGGCAAGTATGCGCGCGGGGGCCGTCGACCGACAGTCCCGCAACGGCTCTTGATGGCCCGTTAACGCCGGGCTGGCCGATCAGGATCGGGTAACCACAAGGGGCGCGGGGAACTGCGCGAAACGGTAGGGCACAGGTCGTCGCCTTCCGATCTCGCGCAGTTCTCCCCAGCCTTCGGCCGGGAGGTGCCCCCACGCGCCCCTGGGAGACCCGATCCTGGTCGGTTGCCCACCCGCTGGAGCGCTTAACGCCGCGCGACCCGCCGGAGTAGCTGCTGCCAGGCGTCGGCGACCACGGTGAGGTCGAACCGCCCCAGCGCGTGCTCACGGGCGGCGGCGCCGAGGGCGGCGCGGTCGCCCGCCAGGACCTTGCCGAGCGCCTCGGCCAGCGCGGCGCCGTCCCCGCGCGGGACCAGGGCTCCGGTGACCCCGTCCTGGACGACGTCACGCACCCAGCCGACGTCGGTGGCGACCGCGGGCAGCCCGGCGAGCGCCGCCTCGATCAGGACCCCGGGCACGCCCTCGCTGTCGCTGCTGAGCAGCAACGCGTCGGCGGCGCGGTAGAGCGGTGCGGGGTCGGCGAGTTGGCCGAGGAAGTGGGCCCGCCCCGTGGTGTCGGCGTACGTGTCGCGCAGTGGGCCGTCGCCGGCCACCGCGAGCCGGACCTCGGGGAGGCGGCCGAGTGCGTCGAGGGCGAGGTCGAGCCGCTTCTCGGTGGCGAGCGCGCCCACCCAGGCGACCAGCGGGCCGTCGTCCGGGAGCCCCAGCTGCGCCCTGGCCGCCCGGCGTTCGGCCTCGCCGGCGGCGGGCGGGAAGCGGTCGGCGGCACGGCCGTTGGGGATGGTAAGGACACGGTCGGTGGGCAGCCGGAAGCGTTCGATCAGCACCTGCCGGGCGCCGTCGGAGATCGCGGAGACGGCGGCGGCGCGGTGCAGGAAGGCGCCGACCCGCAGGCGCCGGGCCGTGCTCGCCGTCCAGTGCCGGGGGTCGCCGATGTTGACGTACACGAAGGGCGTTCCGCTGCCGAACAGGCCGATCGCGCAGGCCTGGAGGGTGCTGGAGCCGTGCGCGACGACCACGTCGGCCTGCCGGGCGGCGGCACGCAGCGCTCGCAGGGTGGTGGGGTGGTGGCGGGACGGGCCGAGGACCGGAGTGTCGTGCGGGGCGGGGGCGTCGGGGTGGGGCTGGAGGGAGCGCAGTTCGGAGGACTGCCCCCGGCGGCGCAGCTCGGCGTGCAGGTCCCGGGCGAGGTTCTGGGCGCCTCTGCGCCGGGGATCGGTGATCAGATGGAGCACGCGGGGCTGAGCTGACGAGGCGTCGGGCATGCCCCGACCCTGGCACACGGCCGCGCCGGCGCGCAGCCGGTTCGCTCCTATACCAGCGAATCCCTGGCGGACACCCCTTCCGGCCTGGGATGCTGATCCGCAGTCAGGGCGCCCGGCGGTGGGGAGATCCGTCTGGCGGGAGATCCGGGGGGTTGCTGCGGTGCGTGTGCTCTATGTGATCGACAGCCTGAACCGGGTCGGCGGGGCCGAGCAGGGCCTGGTGGCGATGGCCCCGCAGCTGGTACGGGCGGGCGTCCAGCTGGACGTGGCGTACCTCAAGGAGTCCCCGGGCGGGTTCCAGCCCGAGCTGACGGCCGCCGGGGTGGGTGTGTTCGGCGTGCACCACCCGAACCGTGCCAGGACCGCGGCCGCGCTGCGCAGACTTGTGCGGGAGCGGCGGCCCGAGCTGGTGCACACGACGCTCTACGAGTCGGACGTACTGGGCCGGGCGGCCGCGCTGGCGGCCGGTACCCCGGTGGTGTCCAGCCTGGTCAACTCCTCGTACGGGCCCGAGCATCTGCACGCGCGCGGGCTCAGCCCGTGGAAGGTGCGGGCCGCGCAGGTGGTGGACGCGGCGACGGCGCAGGGCACCCGGCGGTTCCATGCGCTGACCAGGCATGTGGCGGGGGCGATGACCCGGCGGCTGCGGATCTCGCCGGACCGGATCGACGTGGTGCCACGCGGCCGGGACCCGGAGCTGCTCGGCTCGGTGACGCCCGAGCGGCGGGCGGCGGTCCGCGCGGCGCTGGAGCTGTCGGAGGACACGCCTGTGGTGCTGGCCGCGGCGCGGCAGCAGTACCAGAAGGGCCTGGACGTCCTGCTGGAGGCCTGGCCGCAGGTGCGGCGGAGTGCGCCGGAGGCGGTGCTGCTGCTGGCGGGCAGCCCGGGTGCGGAGACGGCCAGGCTTCGGGCGCTCGCCGAGACGGCCGGCAACGTGCGCTTCCTGGGGCCGCGCGGCGACGTGTTCGACCTGATGGCAGCCTCGGACGCGTTCGCCGTGCCGTCCCGTTGGGAGGGCCTGGGCAGCGCGGCGATGGAGGCGATGGGCGTCGGGGTGCCGCTGGTCTGCTCGGACGTGCCCGCCCTGCGCGAGACGGTCGGCTCGGAGGACTACGCGCGGCTGGTGACGCCGGAGCGCCCGGCGGAGTTGGCGGCGGCCCTGGTCGAGACGCTCGACGACCCGGCGGCGGCCGCCGTCCGGGTGAAGTCGGCCCGGGCACGCTTCCTGACCAGCTTCACCCTGCATCAGGTGTCCGGCCGGATGGTCGAGTTCTACGAGCGCGCGCTGCGGCGCTGAGCCTTGGAGAATTCCGGACAGAGGGCCGGAAATCATGGCATGGGGCGAGGGAACACCACAATGCGCCGTCCGAGAATCCCCAAAGTGCTTGCGCCGCACGTCGCGTGCGGCAAGCATCGCATCCGGGGGCCTGGGACGCCGGGGGGAACGGCGCACCAGGAGGTCAGGCGCGTAGTGGCGCCCCAGGGGAGCTGATCACCACTGCACTGCGCCGGCGACGCGGTATCCGTGCGCACCGCCGGCCACGCAGCAGAGCGCATGCACCACGAACGCGAGGGGATCCAACCGGTGGAACCGGCAAACCATTTCAGTGTCCTGCGGCGGTACTGGCGACTGCTCGTCGGCTGCACCCTGGCCGCGCTGGTCGTCGGCTTCCTGCTCACGCCGGCCGGCAACGCCGTCGACAACGGCAAGTGGCAGTGCAAGGTGGCCATAACGCCGGTCGCGGGCGCCGGCGACACCGTCCGGGCGGACCAGGTGCTCTCCTACGCCTCCGGCTCGGACGTCACCACGGCCGCCGCCAAGAAGCTCCATGTCACCGACGTCCAGGGCCTGGTGGCCCGGCGGACGGTGGCCGCGGCCAGTACCCAGATGCTGGTCTTCACCACCACCGGTCCGACCCAGCAGTCCTGCACCGAGCTGGCGGCGGCCTTCTCCGAGGCGACCATCAACGGGTACAGCCAGGAGGCGGCGAAGAGCGCCAACGACTCGATCAAGCGGCTGCAGGCCCAGGCCGCCGGCCAGCAGGACCAGGTCAACCAGCTCCAGCACGACTTCAACAAGGCCAGCGGCGCCGACCAGCCCAAGCTGCAGCCCCAGCTCACGGCCGCGGTCAACGCCCTCACCAGCACCCTCACCAAGATCAGCACCCTGCAGAACTACAGCCAGACCGACGCCATCCAGCAGTGGGGCTCGATCGACGCCCGCGAGACCGGCGGCAGCCTGCTCAGCTCGCCCAGCCGTGGCGTACGGCTCGGCCTCGCGGTGGTGCTGGGGCTGGCGCTCGGTGTGGTCGCCGCGCTGATGCTCAGCCGGATGGACACCCGGCTGCGCACCCGCAACGGCGCCGAGGAGGCGTTCAACCTGCCGGTGATCGGCGAGATCCCGCAGCTCTCCCGCCGCCTGCGCAGGCTGCGCGAACCGCTGGTGGTCGCCCGCCCCTCCGACCCCGGCGCGGAGGCGTACCGCTCCCTGCGCTCCACCCTCCTGCTGACCGGCCCCAGCACGCTCTCGGCCCAGCTCTCCGACGGCACCCTCAACCCCGCCGAGCTGATCTCCCGCCGGCTGGCGAACCCGGCGCCGGTGATCCTGGTGATGTCCGGCCGCAGCGGCGACGGGCGCACCACCACGGTCGCCAACCTGGCCGCCGCGCTGGCCGAGACGGGCCGCGCGGTGCTGGTCCTGGACTGCGACTTCCGGCAGCCGCAGGCGCACGTCCACTTCGGCGTCGGTGACGGCCCCGGTATGGCCGAGCTGCTCAGCGGCGAGCAGCTGCCCGAGCTGGACGACCTGATCCGCGGCACCAACGTCGACGGAGTCAGCCTGATCACCGGCGGCAACACCACCGCCTACCCCGCCGCCCTGGTGCTGCGGGCGGGCGAGGTGCTGCGCCGGGCCCGGCGGCACGCGGACGTGGTGCTGATCGACAGCTCCCCGCTGCTGCACGCCAACGACGCGTACGACCTGGTGCAGCACGCCGACGCCATCCTGGTGACGGTGATGGCGGGCAATGTGACGCCGGAACAGGCCGACCGGGTGAGCGAGCTGCTCTCCCGTACCGGCGTGCCGGTGGCCGGGGTGGCACTGCTCGGTACGGTCGGCCCCTCCGGCCGCCGGAACCGGGACGCCCTGCGCTCCCCCGCCGCACTGGGCGCCCGCCCCGCCTCCCCGGCCCTGCCGCGGCAGGCCCTCGATGAGCCGAAGGGGCGTAAGTCCGCGCCCAGTTGGGCCCGCCGCGGCCCCGTGCTCGCCGGGGAACCGGCCGTCGCCCGGAGCGAGGGCGAGGAGCTGTGACGGACCGCATCCGGGTGCTCTGGCTGGCCAAGGGCCTCGGCCGGGGCGGCGCCGAGCAGCTGCTGGTCAACTGCGCCCGCCACGCGGACACCTCGCGCTACGAGATCGAGGTCGCGTACGTCCTGCCGTGGAAGGACGCGCTGGTGGCGGACCTGGAACGGGCCGGGGTCCGGGTGCACTGCCTCGGCGGCCCGCCCGGCCGGCTCTGGCCGTGGCGGCTGCGGCAGTTGCTGGCCGAGCGGCGGTACGACCTGGTGCACTCGCACATGCCCGTCCCGGCGGTGGCGGCCCGGCTGCTCTCGTACGGGCGGCGGGCGCCCCGGCTGGTGCACACCGAGCACAACGTCTGGGAGCGCTACCGCAGGCCGACCCGCTGGGCGAACGCGCTCACCTACCGTCGCAACGACGCCGTGGTGGCGGTCTCGCGGGCCGTCGCCGGGACGATCCCGGCCTCCCGCCGCAGACCGGGCGAGTTCGTCCACGTCGTGCACCACGGGCCGGACCTGGGCGGGGCGCCGAGCGGGCCCGAGGCCCGTGCTTCGGCGCGGGAGACCCTCGGGCTGCCCGCCGACGCCGTGGTGATCGGCACCGTCGGCAACCTGACCGCGAAGAAGGACCAGGCCGGCCTGCTCACGGCCTTCGCCGAGCTGCGCCGCGACCACCCGGAGACCGCACTGGTGCTGATCGGCGCCGGGCCGCTGGAGGCCCAGCTCAGGGCGCAGGCCGGTGACGGCGTGGTCTTCGCCGGCTCGCGTTCGGACGTACCGGCGCTGCTGCCCGGACTGGACGTCTTCACCCTGAGCTCGCGTCAGGAGGGGCTGCCGGTGGCCCTGATGGAGGCCATGACCAGCGGCCTGCCCTCTGTGGTGACCAGGGTCGGCGGCATGCCCGAGGTGCTGGACGACGGCGAGCAGGGCTACCTGGTGCCGCCGGGCGACCCGGCCGCGCTGGCGGCGGCCCTCGGCCGGCTCACCGAGGACGAGGGCCTGCGCGAGCGCCTCGGCGCGGCCGCCCGCGAGCGCGCCAAGTCCTTCGACGTCGCGGGGGCGCAGCGCTCCATCGAGCGGGTGTACGAGCAGGTACTGCGGCGTTGACTCCTCCTCACCGACCACCCGACCGAGAGGAATCGAGTACGTGAGCCCCGAGCTGGTCTGCCGCCCCCTCACCGAGGCCGACACCCCGGCGGTGCTGGACCTGCTGACCGCCTCGCTGGCCGGCGGCCCGACCGGCACCCGCAGCGCGGACTTCTTCGACTGGAAGCACCGGCGCAATCCCTTCGGCGCCAGCCCGGGCCTGCTCGCCGAGGCCCCGGACGGGCGGATCGCCGGCGTCCGGCTCTTCCTCCGCTGGGAGTGGCGGGACGCGGCGAACGGCCGCACCGTCCGGGCCGTACGGCCGGTGGACACCGCGACGCACCCCGACTTCCAGGGGCAGGGGATCTTCCGGCGGCTGACCGTCCAGCTGCTCGAAGAGGTGGCCCCGGAGGCCGAGTTGGTCTTCAATACCCCGAACGGCAACAGCCTGCCCGGCTACCTCAAGATGGGCTGGCGCGAGCTTGGCCGGGTGCCCGTCGCCCTGCGCATCGCCCGCCCGGCCGCCTTCGCGCTCGGCGCCCGCGCCGCGCTGGCCCGCCGCCCGGCCCGCCGGACCGGCCCGGTCCCCTGCCGACTCCCCACCGCAGCCGAGTGGTTCGCCGAGAACCCCGGCGTCCTGGACGAGCTGCTGCGCGAGCGGGCCGAGGCCGACACCGCCGACCGACGGCTCGCCGTCGCCCGTACCACCGCCTTCCTGAGCTGGCGCTACGGCGAGGCCCCCGGGCTCGACTACCGCGTCCTCACCACCCGGCGCGGCGGCGAACTCACCGGTGTGGCCTTCGGCCGCCCCCGGCGGCGCGGCCCGCTGACCGAGTTCACCCTCGCCGAGCTGATCGTCCGCCCCGGCGACCGCGCCGGTGC encodes:
- a CDS encoding glycosyltransferase family 4 protein; amino-acid sequence: MPDASSAQPRVLHLITDPRRRGAQNLARDLHAELRRRGQSSELRSLQPHPDAPAPHDTPVLGPSRHHPTTLRALRAAARQADVVVAHGSSTLQACAIGLFGSGTPFVYVNIGDPRHWTASTARRLRVGAFLHRAAAVSAISDGARQVLIERFRLPTDRVLTIPNGRAADRFPPAAGEAERRAARAQLGLPDDGPLVAWVGALATEKRLDLALDALGRLPEVRLAVAGDGPLRDTYADTTGRAHFLGQLADPAPLYRAADALLLSSDSEGVPGVLIEAALAGLPAVATDVGWVRDVVQDGVTGALVPRGDGAALAEALGKVLAGDRAALGAAAREHALGRFDLTVVADAWQQLLRRVARR
- a CDS encoding GNAT family N-acetyltransferase — translated: MSPELVCRPLTEADTPAVLDLLTASLAGGPTGTRSADFFDWKHRRNPFGASPGLLAEAPDGRIAGVRLFLRWEWRDAANGRTVRAVRPVDTATHPDFQGQGIFRRLTVQLLEEVAPEAELVFNTPNGNSLPGYLKMGWRELGRVPVALRIARPAAFALGARAALARRPARRTGPVPCRLPTAAEWFAENPGVLDELLRERAEADTADRRLAVARTTAFLSWRYGEAPGLDYRVLTTRRGGELTGVAFGRPRRRGPLTEFTLAELIVRPGDRAGAARLLRRAAADSGCDHVATHLSPGTEAAAAALRSGYLTAPRTGMTLAARTPTGPLPTDLTLPSWRFSLGDLEVF
- a CDS encoding tyrosine-protein kinase family protein, with protein sequence MEPANHFSVLRRYWRLLVGCTLAALVVGFLLTPAGNAVDNGKWQCKVAITPVAGAGDTVRADQVLSYASGSDVTTAAAKKLHVTDVQGLVARRTVAAASTQMLVFTTTGPTQQSCTELAAAFSEATINGYSQEAAKSANDSIKRLQAQAAGQQDQVNQLQHDFNKASGADQPKLQPQLTAAVNALTSTLTKISTLQNYSQTDAIQQWGSIDARETGGSLLSSPSRGVRLGLAVVLGLALGVVAALMLSRMDTRLRTRNGAEEAFNLPVIGEIPQLSRRLRRLREPLVVARPSDPGAEAYRSLRSTLLLTGPSTLSAQLSDGTLNPAELISRRLANPAPVILVMSGRSGDGRTTTVANLAAALAETGRAVLVLDCDFRQPQAHVHFGVGDGPGMAELLSGEQLPELDDLIRGTNVDGVSLITGGNTTAYPAALVLRAGEVLRRARRHADVVLIDSSPLLHANDAYDLVQHADAILVTVMAGNVTPEQADRVSELLSRTGVPVAGVALLGTVGPSGRRNRDALRSPAALGARPASPALPRQALDEPKGRKSAPSWARRGPVLAGEPAVARSEGEEL
- a CDS encoding glycosyltransferase gives rise to the protein MTDRIRVLWLAKGLGRGGAEQLLVNCARHADTSRYEIEVAYVLPWKDALVADLERAGVRVHCLGGPPGRLWPWRLRQLLAERRYDLVHSHMPVPAVAARLLSYGRRAPRLVHTEHNVWERYRRPTRWANALTYRRNDAVVAVSRAVAGTIPASRRRPGEFVHVVHHGPDLGGAPSGPEARASARETLGLPADAVVIGTVGNLTAKKDQAGLLTAFAELRRDHPETALVLIGAGPLEAQLRAQAGDGVVFAGSRSDVPALLPGLDVFTLSSRQEGLPVALMEAMTSGLPSVVTRVGGMPEVLDDGEQGYLVPPGDPAALAAALGRLTEDEGLRERLGAAARERAKSFDVAGAQRSIERVYEQVLRR
- a CDS encoding glycosyltransferase family 4 protein, with translation MRVLYVIDSLNRVGGAEQGLVAMAPQLVRAGVQLDVAYLKESPGGFQPELTAAGVGVFGVHHPNRARTAAALRRLVRERRPELVHTTLYESDVLGRAAALAAGTPVVSSLVNSSYGPEHLHARGLSPWKVRAAQVVDAATAQGTRRFHALTRHVAGAMTRRLRISPDRIDVVPRGRDPELLGSVTPERRAAVRAALELSEDTPVVLAAARQQYQKGLDVLLEAWPQVRRSAPEAVLLLAGSPGAETARLRALAETAGNVRFLGPRGDVFDLMAASDAFAVPSRWEGLGSAAMEAMGVGVPLVCSDVPALRETVGSEDYARLVTPERPAELAAALVETLDDPAAAAVRVKSARARFLTSFTLHQVSGRMVEFYERALRR